The region GGCCGTGCTGGTGAGCTTCTTCACCAACAAGGCCGTCCAGTGGCCGATCGTCATCGGATACCTGTTCGACGGGCGCATTCTGCACGGCGTCCTGACCACGATCGAAATCACGGCAATGGCCATGGCACTCGGGCTCGTGATCGCCGTGACCATCGCGCTCATGCGGCTGTCCAAAAGCAAGCTACTCCGCACGGTCGCGCAAGCCTATACCTGGTTGTTTCGCGCGATGCCGCTGCTCGTTCTCCTGATCCTGACCTACAATTTCGCGCTGTTCTACCCGGAGGTCGGTATCGGCATTCCGACCGGGCCGATGTGGTGGTCGGCGCCATCAACGGATTTGCTCACGCCCATCTTGGCCGCGGTCATCGCCTTCGCGCTCAACGAGGGTGCCTACTCCTCGGAAATTCTGCGCGCCTCCATCCTGTCCGTTCCTCGCGGGCAGGAGGAAGCGGCCGTCGCGCTCGGCATGACCAAGGCACGCGTCTACCGGCGGGTGGTGCTGCCCCAGGCGATCCGGATCGCGATACCGCCGATATTCAACAATCTGATCAACATGCTCAAAGGCACTTCGATCGTGGCTTTCATCGGCGTGTTCGACCT is a window of Saccharopolyspora phatthalungensis DNA encoding:
- a CDS encoding amino acid ABC transporter permease codes for the protein MNGETQAQDVLKPPRVKDGWPNLEDLPTRERISIPLIVATIITTILTAAVLVSFFTNKAVQWPIVIGYLFDGRILHGVLTTIEITAMAMALGLVIAVTIALMRLSKSKLLRTVAQAYTWLFRAMPLLVLLILTYNFALFYPEVGIGIPTGPMWWSAPSTDLLTPILAAVIAFALNEGAYSSEILRASILSVPRGQEEAAVALGMTKARVYRRVVLPQAIRIAIPPIFNNLINMLKGTSIVAFIGVFDLMYTVQSIYQISYEIAPLLVVATIWYLVVVTILTFVQSALESRFAFTRSNSLRRRILSNAFGGRS